Proteins found in one Plasmodium gaboni strain SY75 chromosome 13, whole genome shotgun sequence genomic segment:
- a CDS encoding hypothetical protein (conserved Plasmodium protein, unknown function), producing MLREQLKNLKAQKNIQVFEDDSYDKISRRKYSSFRNVYKNFILSSLHIESVKLCFENLKGLNKFFEEFEKLFCLEEGDMIDRLYNEDEKENSEIYLKHREFLTKEENKYIFDKIKLFLKLCSLYCDRKEIKILLEFLIYKYEINVKCSQDILLCLLPILFNKINLKNILEILYIQKDCVFVFFNNCRHDDLVQYIDKAILIQNIKKNINIYKIIFNYIIDLISYINMIQDIEIYMTYINFFISISEDIIHSYINIPISLIEFYFNILLSIIKIGRHSFHMLNENKVMKKKINITQNNNEISDNIYINQINISSKFLNKFYKLFEMAIQKKSKEITNFHVIKNNILTIFEKEFIVMHDIMITNTSCSDFIKSLILLLNIIYKYSYNIHLDNYINRKQVKSITEQYEHEILEQRSEENVSSVKENIIQNGCDKTNGINNSIISSKCANIQLKQTKQQGDIINLLNENLDENTNCIINLIHFVKNNKYNLFDNEINNILEKEEMILNFVNLFCDVNNVYEITDNLIKIIFIKCYYLKINISHIECIFYNIPFKNKNKNHIFNIILIINLISYYIFLIKKEHEKDEKNKDKQFIPSDHNIQNFIKDELKPNTNFIQSLIKKCVHNNNSYVNKIINHNHFFDIIKYYMNENNELFKKKIILFETYSKIDEGLILLLNISKSKMNHIPLYNILYKSLDVDTAYPHLINEVLKNIKFIYDYKMKVTKVKALKNTVVGPNDIPTDNSNNKKNDNNQKNDDNKKNDDNHKNDDNNKNDDNHKNDDDNNRHSHNDACLDELKYEQMRNEHLTLGLINKGKQFLKSKRHIESLYNKVIFLLKEKRTEFIDNLKYCEKELLYFFPSKKYMYKILFKSFNELKLDNFIQIDKERNALFLKFYIKVFMVKMKKLQEKYKKDLMKDKFFKKFINFNFSFFFIIYDYIKNSKAYPEHSYFSRNIALENFKLIKKFFLYLSKLRNIEYQTFEQFFENEIKHNRLNNIKIIIKYSNPFRSLILYRIINFFTKVDLFKVKGITSIYVDQNGNILKMNSNYNNCFNILTMERQKESFLLNNTNNNNNNNNNNNNSSNNNNNCSNNNNNEMCAIEKEQNNLIPSKEESDVITYNEIMIRKKELKIFLMKIFKILLNNINDRISIKTDMKNANIYMNILKAYQKNILLFVNYDITLTTYLYYKYLNIFYISNTYSIFILDTLNYFFYIYKAKDYKNFIKNNNMCCNIVIELYRHILKNKKIKIDKKKFYQLIIISILLHTLPDRSNTNRMVYMWKYMNRNLKDQPFFMEYDIMNKLFFEKKNINHLGNFIFVDEKKTNLDKEKNDIIDKQYIKNDNIIINNIDQEHSNFNNSYNINMEENFINEKEHDIIYSSNEYYFDYRYFIMSGKVISSRNNIYKEVMKYYLFIFAYFNKHFFDIFISNFYIFQLQKCLVLEFLDSKKILIFLKRIMKPKSYPYKITQIYKTVLYRSSDVLIKEEHIFFFLHLIDYYINVLENNLLKTKSKINKNNKKKYISLNLNIQKDNHTYNNPDEQIGKHKDDNIIPINNNNNNNIPLNDEKKKYINQKLFQPIYSINTDINLNKLRNDLNNKKIKKIKYTNLLNEEYEESVFFGNLKGFFKYHENLFEDIYFIKEKDIRYICELIINIIINSKMYLFLIQLLCIKNFSISSLFNKNVLQAVEELEITNMVLFKKLFLNKKTENYNSILLMCKNVKNLKEKNKIILFMEKQINKKNNYTNYNKLIKILHILSEQTDVPNEDNTLYHEYVNTHIRIFKRIANYLDIYDSIFIKLIKYITNITTLIYQSTHLIAYHFSLHKNNFFSNMICFFQKNLNYLYENICLHLEPLSSIMDKIIKKKIYLYVIYERKQMNSDYSNSKKRKTKGGLIKQNKLLDQLKGSHIDDSKDDVFIDKENDNSDDYDTFIEQTKKRKLENNNKKNDYDCDDGGSSSEDNSYNNQIDQKNINSDNNNNNNSNKIYDKVMNNNSKNTFIDNNFMNYYHLHIFAFICTTINTIFKNEIDIKKFTVLTNNLIFLFNKCYSSYVVSICLINLIIKIRLDKLYDCKNYILEIFNIYNYDDVDYCINNNLLLLLALYLCPDSYKKNILLEDLKTKEEQNIDSDTKCINNNNNKVQMTYNESHKNVVYPYYVYSKLKYIKPHLKKVTNIHNLCLKLISLISIIHDVNEKAIKPISYFIYFSTFQNFILCFTFAQDKLISRKLNLLYKKFTFQNTDTFVLIHILNNFKVEYNLNTQEKINKDQIEDNINNLPYYNTYYEKKNAINDQIQKLIKRDHNDIETYSHLNVSNFENSYLYKFLFHLNKLKDYMTFNDGFQKYKRFKQNKNNNENRSNLPNDDILENKYFVYDIFCDILNCEPDNNIQLFKRNIFLFYEYLMDKLYHLNFVNNKNLLKEIIIFINQKLTKEMDCKYIFDAVMYSLCNKKEIIISPLNELYINNLFNKSLFNIKLDDSMKIFIISKINQMLSKLFKQYYQVSKNEKNKINKFNKSNNHGDKNGAPMESNQNDEKGKKHIEQDENTSINNNNNINSNSSSSRKHHNMEHKTNKDMVYQEIDIIYEEYKKYNEQFGSDILIQPINQNDTTLNNTFDDDIYISDVNSINSDYNFDEEDNSYNLKYKDLSNNMENLNNTDIINIHNNNKHTSDTLNNNDVCIEDNLTNIFNDEDVKDIKFINKLKDLKKIFGIDSYYMNNILKCIATLLINFPIITKNKMIELFHVMFLNNKKYILINTKNLLVEYFYSLSNEKKINYLRKIITNPLKKLDYNHIFFIFSNNHMNICLKHLIKYYQKQRRKYILKNNDSTYNYNGSVVMNNCLFYYQQLIVYENLFHLKNKKGKLGFNFLFALIKNYIKNCKTHITYLYNKHKQNIKYLNSEEFHCYSENTNNRNSLIVDLRAEEQNIVTSLLYTSTKMKVNSLSKLFDNLISCFENKIFESTSSNILDNYKTTYEQRIYYIFFYRLYKNFGSVLNSSNKYLYDLLNNIKFTLISCQKNSQDIFQVGKNHTYNKYMQNGQVEKIKNKLGDQFDDNTNESPLNESNEELQDVEEEKGLILNNKHNNNNNNNLRCKWYWFDLGYPTLMCLYEILKSEKNNQTNINPIFFNTCFDDVINYFNIFQHLPRIHINDQFENNINEKILTNSELFDMKMVSIILLDMLKLILCRYYNLYLNDPEKIQIMTMRLSLKNSDNHINSYNITICIILTLKYIYETIGYNKLLFSVKDLYQIFSELNNHPDDEIEYISKQWFNTIRKNSEVGNV from the coding sequence ATGTTACGTGAACAACTAAAAAATTTGAAGgcacaaaaaaatatccAAGTTTTTGAAGATGATAGCTACGACAAAATTAGTAGAAGAAAATACAGTTCATTCAGGAACGTATATAAGAATTTCATTTTATCATCTTTACACATTGAATCTGTTAAACTATGTTTTGAAAATTTAAAAGGGTTAAATAAATTCTTTGAAGAATTTGagaaattattttgtttagAAGAAGGAGATATGATTGATagattatataatgaagatGAAAAAGAGAATAGTgagatatatttaaaacatcgtgaatttttaacaaaagaagaaaataaatatatatttgacaagataaaattatttttaaaattatgtTCTTTGTATTGTGAtagaaaagaaataaaaattttgcttgaatttttaatatataaatatgaaataaatgtaaaatGTAGTcaagatatattattatgtttattacctattttatttaataaaatcaatttaaaaaatatattagaaatattatatatacaaaaagATTGTGTgtttgtattttttaataattgTAGACATGATGATTTAGTTcaatatatagataaagccatattaatacaaaatattaaaaagaatattaatatatataaaattatatttaattatattatagatttaataagttatataaatatgattcaagatatagaaatatatatgacatatatcaatttttttatttctatatcAGAAGATATTATACATAGTTACATAAACATTCCAATATCTTTAATagaattttattttaatatattattatcaataataaaaataggGAGACATTCATTTCATATGcttaatgaaaataaagttatgaaaaaaaaaattaatatcacacaaaataataatgagaTCTCAGATAATATCTATATAAATCAAATCAATATATCTtctaaatttttaaataaattttataaattatttgaaatggctatacaaaaaaaatcaaaagAAATAACCAATTTTcatgttataaaaaataatatccTTACTATATTTGAAAAGGAATTTATAGTAATGCATGATATTATGATAACAAATACCTCTTGTTCTGattttataaaatcattaattcttttgttgaacattatatataagtatagTTACAATATTCACCttgataattatattaatagaAAACAAGTCAAATCTATAACGGAGCAATATGAACATGAAATATTAGAACAAAGGAGTGAGGAAAATGTATCAAGTGTtaaggaaaatataatacaaaatgGTTGTGATAAAACAAATGGAATAAATAATTCCATTATATCAAGCAAATGTGCGAATATACAATTAAAACAAACTAAACAACAGGgtgatataataaatttattaaatgagAATTTAGATGAGAATACAAATtgtattataaatttaattcattttgttaagaataataaatataacctttttgataatgaaataaataatattttagaaaaagaagaaatgATATTAAATTTTGTTAACCTTTTTTGTGATGTTAATAATGTATACGAAATTACagataatttaataaaaattatttttataaaatgttattatttaaaaataaatatatctcATATAgaatgtattttttataatattccatttaaaaataagaataaaaatcatatcttcaatataattttaataattaatttaatatcatactatatatttcttataaaaaaagaacatgaaaaagatgaaaaaaataaagacAAACAATTTATTCCATCAGATcataatatacaaaattttataaaagatgAATTAAAGCCAAATACAAATTTTATTCAAAGTTTGATCAAAAAATGTgtacataataataattcatatgttaataaaataattaatcATAACCATTTCtttgatattataaaatactatatgaatgaaaataatgaattatttaaaaaaaaaattatcttATTTGAAACATATAGTAAAATAGATGAGGGATTAATATTATTGCTTAATATAAGTAAGAGCAAAATGAATCATATCCCTTTatacaatattttatataaatcattaGACGTAGACACAGCATATCCacatttaataaatgaagtgctgaaaaatattaagtttatatatgattataaaatgaaagTAACAAAAGTGAAGGCTCTTAAAAACACAGTGGTAGGTCCAAATGATATTCCTACAGATAATAGcaacaacaaaaaaaatgataataatcaaaaaaatgatgataataaaaaaaatgatgataatcacaaaaatgatgataataacaaaaatgatgataatcacaaaaatgatgatgacAATAATCGTCATAGTCATAATGATGCTTGTTTAGATGAACTAAAATACGAACAAATGAGAAATGAACACTTAACATTAGGATTAATCAACAAAGGCAAACAATTCTTGAAATCAAAGAGACATATAGAAAGCTTATATAACAAAGTTATATTCCtattaaaagaaaagagAACTGAATTTATTGATAACTTAAAATACTGtgaaaaagaattattatatttctttccatccaagaaatatatgtataaaattCTATTTAAATCTTTCaatgaattaaaattaGATAATTTTATTCAAATAGATAAAGAAAGAAATGCACTATTTTTAAAATTCTATATAAAGGTTTTTATGgtaaaaatgaaaaaattacaagaaaagtataaaaaagatttaatgaaagataaattttttaaaaaatttattaattttaatttttcctttttttttattatttatgattatataaaaaatagtAAGGCGTATCCAGAACACTCATACTTTTCTAGGAATATTGCTTtagaaaattttaaattaatcaaaaaattctttttatatctatCTAAATTGAGAAATATAGAATATCAAACATTTGAACAGTTCTTTGAGAATGAAATTAAGCATAATCgtttaaataatattaagattattataaaatatagtAATCCATTTAGATCTCTCATTTTATAtagaataataaatttttttacaaaGGTTGATTTGTTCAAAGTGAAAGGCATAACGTCTATTTATGTAGATCAAAATggtaatatattaaaaatgaatagcaactataataattgttttaatattttaacaATGGAAAGGCAAAAGGAgtcatttttattaaataatacaaataataataataataataataataataataataatagtagtaataataataataattgtagtaataataataataatgaaatgTGTGCTATTGAAAAAGAACAAAACAATTTAATTCCAAGTAAAGAAGAGTCGGATgttattacatataatgaaataatgataagaaaaaaagaactaaaaatatttttaatgaaaatatttaaaatattattaaataatataaatgatagaatttctataaaaacagatatgaaaaatgcaaatatatatatgaatatattaaaagcatatcaaaagaatattttattatttgtaaatTATGATATTACCCTAAcaacatatttatattataaatatttgaatatattttatataagtAATACATATTCTATATTCATTTTAGATACATTAAATTActtcttttatatttacaaagCAAAGGATTATAAAAactttataaaaaataataatatgtgtTGCAATATTGTAATAGAATTATATAGAcatatattgaaaaataaaaaaatcaaaatagataaaaaaaaattttatcaacttataattatatctatattGTTGCATACACTACCAGATAGAAGTAATACAAATCGTATGGTATATATGTGGAAATATATGAATAGAAATTTAAAAGATCAACCATTTTTTATGGAATATGatattatgaataaattattctttgaaaaaaaaaatatcaatCATTTAGGAAATTTCATATTTGTAGATGAAAAGAAAACTAATTTagataaagaaaagaatgatataattgataaacaatatattaaaaatgataatataataataaataatatagatcAAGAACATAgtaattttaataattcttataatataaatatggaagaaaactttataaatgaaaaggaacatgatattatatattcttctaatgaatattattttgattatagatattttattatgtcTGGAAAAGTTATTTCCTcaagaaataatatatataaagaagtaatgaaatattatttatttatttttgcttattttaataaacatttctttgatatatttatatcgaatttttatatttttcaattACAAAAATGTTTAGTATTAGAATTTCTCgattcaaaaaaaatactaatatttttaaaaagaatcATGAAACCCAAATCTTATCCTTATAAAATtacacaaatatataaaactGTCTTATATAGAAGTTCGGATGTACTAATTAAGGAAGAacatatattcttttttttacatttaatagattattatattaatgtattagaaaataatttattaaaaacaaaaagtaaaataaataaaaataataaaaaaaaatatatatctttaaatttaaatatacaaaaagataatcacacatataataatcCAGATGAACAAATTGGTAAGCATaaagatgataatataattcctattaataataataataataataatataccattaaatgatgaaaagaaaaaatacattaatcaaaaattatttcaaccaatatattctattaacacagatataaatttaaataaattaagaaatgacttgaataataaaaaaattaaaaaaattaaatataccaatttattaaatgaagaatatGAAGAGAGTGTATTTTTTGGTAATTTAAAAGGTTTCTTTAAATATCATGAAAATCTATTtgaagatatatattttatcaaggaaaaagatattagatatatatgtgaattaattattaatattataataaattcaaaaatgtatttatttttaatcCAATTGTtatgtattaaaaatttttcaataagttctttatttaataaaaacGTATTACAAGCAGTAGAAGAATTAGAAATTACAAATATGGtactttttaaaaaattatttttaaataaaaaaacagaaaattataattcaattttattaatgTGTAAGAATGTAAAGAACCtaaaggaaaaaaataaaattatattatttatggAAAAACAAATcaataaaaagaataattatacaaattataataaacTAATTAAAATACTTCATATATTATCAGAACAAACTGATGTTCCTAATGAAGACAATACATTATATCATGAATATGTTAATACACATATAAGGATATTTAAGAGAATAGCAAATTATttagatatatatgatagtatatttatcaaattaataaaatatataactaATATAACTACACTTATATATCAAAGTACACATCTTATAGCATAtcatttttctttacataagaataattttttttcaaatatgATATGcttttttcaaaaaaatctaaattatttatatgaaaatatatgtttacACCTCGAGCCTTTATCAAGTATCATGGacaaaattataaagaagaaaatatatttgtatgtTATATATGAAAGAAAACAAATGAATAGTGACTATTCTAATAgtaaaaaaaggaaaacTAAAGGTGGTCttataaaacaaaataaattattgGACCAATTAAAAGGTAGCCATATTGATGATAGTAAGGATGATGTATTTATTGATAAGGAAAATGACAATTCTGATGATTATGATACTTTTATAgaacaaacaaaaaaaaggaaattagaaaataataataaaaaaaatgattatgATTGTGATGATGGTGGATCCAGTTCTGAAGATAATTCTTATAACAATCAAATAGaccaaaaaaatataaattctgataataataataataataatagtaataaaatttatgaTAAAGTGATGAATAATAACTCtaaaaatacatttatagataataattttatgaattattatcatctaCACATTTTTGCATTTATATGTACAACTATTAATACAATATTCAAGAATGAAATTgacattaaaaaatttacagttttaacaaataatttaatattcctatttaataaatgttATAGTTCATATGTTGTATCTATATGTcttataaatttaattataaaaatacgATTAGacaaattatatgattgcaaaaattatatactagaaatatttaatatatataattatgatgatgTTGACTAttgtattaataataacttattgttattattagctttatatttatgtccagatagttataaaaaaaatattcttcTAGAGGATCTAAAAACAAAGgaagaacaaaatatagACAGTGACACtaaatgtattaataataataataataaggTACAAATGACTTATAATGAAAGTCATAAAAATGTAGTATATCCATATTATGTCTATTCcaaattaaaatatatcaaacCACACCTAAAAAAAGTAAcaaatattcataatttatGTTTGAAACTCATTTCATTAATATCCATAATTCATGACGTAAATGAAAAGGCTATTAAACCCATTTCTTactttatttatttttcaacatttcaaaattttatattatgttttaCCTTTGCTCAAGACAAATTGATTAGTAGAAAACTTAATTTattgtataaaaaatttaccTTTCAAAATACAGATACATTTGTGTTAATCCATATATTAAACAATTTTAAGGTAGAGTATAATTTAAATACacaagaaaaaattaataagGATCAGATagaagataatataaacaatttaccatattataatacttattatgaaaagaaaaatgcCATAAATGATCAAATTCAAAAATTAATCAAAAGAGATCATAATGATATTGAAACATATAGTCATCTAAATGTATCAAATTTTGAAAACAGCTATTTATACAAATTcctttttcatttaaacAAATTGAAAGATTATATGACATTTAATGATGGctttcaaaaatataaaagatttaaacaaaataaaaataataatgaaaatagATCTAACCTTCCAAATGATGATattttagaaaataaatattttgtatatgatatattttgtgatatattaaattgCGAACctgataataatattcaatTATTTAagagaaatatatttcttttttatgaatatttaatggataaattatatcatttaaattttgtaaacaataaaaatttattaaaagaaattataatcTTTATTAATCAAAAATTAACTAAAGAAATGGattgtaaatatatatttgatgCTGTCATGTATTCTTTATGTAATaagaaagaaataattatttctcctttaaatgaattatatataaataatttatttaataaatcattatttaatattaaattgGATGATTCTATGAAGATATTTATTATCTCtaaaataaatcaaatgTTATCAAAACTGTTCAAACAATATTATCAAGTGAgtaaaaatgaaaaaaataaaataaataaattcaACAAAAGTAATAATCACGGTGATAAAAATGGTGCACCTATGGAATCTAATCAAAATGACGAAAAGGGCAAGAAGCATATTGAGCAAGACGAAAACACCtcaataaataataacaacaatatcaatagtaatagtagtagtagtagGAAACATCATAATATGGAAcataaaacaaataaagACATGGTATATCAAGAaattgatattatatatgaagaatataaaaaatataatgaacAATTTGGATCAGACATTTTAATACAACCAATTAATCAAAACGATACTACTCTGAATAATACATttgatgatgatatatatatatctgATGTTAATTCTATAAATTCAGACTACAATTTCGATGAAGAAgataattcatataatttgaAGTATAAAGACCTATCCaataatatggaaaatttaaataacacagatataataaatatacacaataataataagcACACGTCAGAtacattaaataataatgatgtATGTATTGAAGATAATTTGACAAACATATTTAATGATGAAGATGTAAAggatataaaatttattaataaattgaaagatttaaaaaaaatatttggTATAGATAGctattatatgaataatatattaaaatgtataGCTACcttattaattaatttcCCTATTATTACGAAGAATAAAATGATTGAATTATTTCATGTAatgtttttaaataataaaaagtacatattaataaatacaaaGAATTTATTGgtagaatatttttatagtttaagtaatgagaaaaaaataaattatttaagaaaaattattacaaatcctttaaagaaattagattataatcatatattttttatattttcaaataatcatatgaatatttgtttaaaacatttaataaaatattaccAAAAAcaaagaagaaaatatattttgaaaaataatgattccacttataattataatggATCAGTTGTTATGAATaattgtttattttattatcaacAACTTATAgtatatgaaaatttatttcacctaaagaataaaaaaggTAAGTTGGGTTTTAATTTCCTTTTTGcattaataaaaaattatattaaaaattgtaagacacatataacatatttatataataaacataaacaaaatattaaatatttgaaTAGCGAAGAATTTCATTGTTATAGTGAAAACACAAATAATAGGAACAGTTTAATAGTTGATTTAAGGGCGgaagaacaaaatattgtaacatctttattatatacatcTACAAAAATGAAAGTTAATTCATTAAGtaaattatttgataatttAATATCATGTTTTGAAAATAAGATATTTGAAAGCACATcatcaaatatattagataACTATAAAACTACATATGAAcaaagaatatattatatattcttttatagactttataaaaattttggTTCAGTATTAAATAGTagtaataaatatttatatgatctattaaataatataaaatttacATTAATATCTTGTCAAAAAAATAGTCAAGATATTTTCCAGGTTGGTAAAAatcatacatataataaatatatgcaAAATGGACAAGtggaaaaaataaaaaataaattagGAGATCAATTTGATGATAACACAAATGAATCACCATTAAATGAAAGCAATGAAGAATTACAAGATGtagaagaagaaaaaggattaatattaaataacaaacataataataataataataacaatttGAGATGTAAATGGTATTGGTTCGATTTAGGTTATCCTACATTAATGTGCTTATATgaaattttaaaaagtgaaaaaaataatcaaacaaatataaatccaatattttttaatacatgCTTTGATGATGTcattaattattttaatatatttcaacACCTACCTAGAATCCATATAAATGATCAATTCGAAAATAACATAAACGAAAAAATTCTAACCAATAGTGAACTTTTTGATATGAAAATGGTAtctattattttattagaTATGTTAAAACTAATATTGTGTAGATATTATAacttatatttaaatgacCCAGAAAAAATTCAAATTATGACAATGAGACTGTCACTTAAAAATTCAGataatcatattaatagttataatattactatatgtattattttaacactcaaatatatttatgaaacTATTGGTTATAATAAACTATTATTTTCAGTAAAAGATTTGTATCAAATATTTTCAGAACTTAATAACCATCCGGATGATGaaatagaatatatatCCAAACAGTGGTTTAACACAATAAGGAAAAATTCAGAAGTAGGAAATGTTTAA